In Desulfobaculum bizertense DSM 18034, a genomic segment contains:
- a CDS encoding ABC transporter ATP-binding protein, with translation MGNLEVEALKGVDLEINSSEYVSIMGPSGSGKSTLFNMIGGLDKPTNGKVFIDEVDISQLDAFELAWLRNRKIGYIFQTFNLIPVMTALENVTLPMTFAGVNSADAQEKGIALLDEVGLQKRYQHRPSELSGGQQQRVAIARALANSPAIILADEPTGNLDTSTGEEIIAMLEKLSVEHGVTIISATHDHKMLAVSDRVVWIRDGKVERIEDRHALDISVGGIQSQADRESTDS, from the coding sequence ATGGGCAATCTTGAGGTCGAAGCCCTCAAGGGAGTCGACCTTGAAATCAACTCCAGTGAATATGTGTCGATTATGGGACCATCTGGTTCAGGGAAATCCACGCTGTTTAACATGATCGGCGGACTGGACAAGCCCACAAATGGGAAAGTCTTTATTGATGAGGTAGATATCTCCCAGCTTGATGCCTTTGAGCTGGCATGGCTCAGAAATCGCAAAATTGGGTATATTTTCCAGACTTTTAATCTGATTCCCGTCATGACAGCGCTGGAAAACGTGACCCTGCCCATGACCTTTGCAGGGGTCAACAGCGCCGACGCACAGGAAAAAGGCATTGCCCTTCTCGACGAAGTTGGCCTGCAAAAACGCTATCAGCACCGCCCTTCCGAACTCTCCGGCGGACAGCAGCAACGCGTTGCCATTGCCCGCGCTCTCGCCAATTCTCCTGCCATCATCCTTGCAGACGAACCAACAGGAAATCTTGATACCTCGACTGGCGAAGAAATCATTGCCATGCTCGAAAAGCTTTCTGTGGAGCATGGTGTCACGATTATTTCAGCAACACATGACCACAAAATGCTGGCTGTTTCAGATCGGGTCGTCTGGATTCGTGACGGGAAAGTCGAACGCATTGAGGACCGTCACGCACTGGATATTTCTGTTGGCGGCATCCAGTCACAGGCAGATCGGGAGAGCACAGACTCATGA
- a CDS encoding histidine phosphatase family protein codes for MTVFHLLRHAQTSWNQLRRIQGQRDIPLAPEGELQAETWKHALQETPFTGALCSDLQRAVRTAQILIEGRDIPLERDHRLREQDWGVWVGKTIDEIRGEEGFEVRRQEQAAWDFRPREGESRKEVLERTRNALFAAAQRHPHGEILVISHLGVIKCLLNDLLKHSFLPEDGDPVKKYGLHSIVCKDGSLHLRNLNQRLP; via the coding sequence ATGACAGTTTTCCACCTGCTGCGACACGCCCAGACCTCATGGAATCAGCTGCGCCGCATTCAGGGACAGCGCGATATTCCTCTGGCCCCGGAGGGAGAGCTTCAGGCGGAAACGTGGAAACACGCCTTGCAGGAAACGCCGTTTACTGGAGCACTCTGCAGTGACCTGCAACGGGCGGTACGAACAGCACAGATTCTCATTGAAGGACGAGACATTCCGCTGGAGCGAGACCACAGGCTTCGAGAACAGGACTGGGGCGTCTGGGTAGGAAAAACCATTGACGAAATCCGTGGAGAAGAAGGTTTTGAAGTCCGTCGGCAGGAGCAGGCAGCATGGGACTTTCGGCCTCGTGAAGGAGAGAGCAGAAAAGAAGTTCTGGAGCGGACCAGAAATGCACTTTTTGCAGCAGCACAACGCCACCCTCATGGAGAAATTCTGGTCATCTCGCACCTTGGGGTCATCAAGTGCCTGCTCAACGACCTGCTCAAACACAGTTTTTTGCCAGAAGATGGCGACCCCGTTAAAAAATACGGTCTCCACAGTATTGTCTGCAAGGATGGCTCGCTTCACCTACGGAACCTCAACCAAAGGCTTCCCTGA
- a CDS encoding glycosyltransferase family protein: MRILFYSQHVLGVGHVARSLEIARACIDAGHTVTLVTGGEELPLPLPEGILHEKLPALRMDSTFSHVLPAHYDMPKTPLSEKEQARLDELLAEIMEQRVDRLMKIAGRFRPHIFLTELFPFGRRAFRFELIPVLTALQSGAFGPCKIVCSLRDILVEKADQQKYEERVLKILNRSYSGVLIHSDPNVFSLDETFSRTADIRPPVHYTGYVAPRPRPEKSSSLRKILKKDEKPLIVASAGGGSEGYPLLSTTLEASIVLSASLPHTLRILSGPYLDEQDFALLQAKASTAPHIHVERFSTEFPELLAAADLSLSMGGYNTLMNLLAAQTYGLVLPFTQNREQRMRAERLAARGVLEILQPKDLEPDRLSQIMHTTLQATQAGGTDLDLSGARSTANLLQQFMESS, from the coding sequence ATGCGCATATTGTTCTACAGTCAGCATGTACTCGGAGTTGGGCATGTAGCCCGCAGTCTCGAAATCGCCCGTGCCTGTATTGATGCCGGGCATACCGTCACACTCGTCACCGGGGGCGAAGAGCTTCCCCTTCCTCTCCCAGAGGGCATTCTTCACGAAAAGCTTCCCGCCCTGCGTATGGACAGCACGTTCTCCCATGTCCTGCCTGCGCATTATGATATGCCCAAAACCCCGCTTTCAGAAAAAGAGCAGGCCCGGCTTGATGAACTGCTGGCCGAAATCATGGAACAGCGCGTTGACCGGCTCATGAAGATTGCAGGCCGCTTTCGACCACACATATTTCTCACCGAACTTTTCCCCTTTGGACGCCGGGCATTTCGCTTCGAGCTTATCCCTGTGCTCACAGCCCTCCAAAGTGGAGCCTTTGGTCCCTGCAAAATCGTCTGTAGCCTGCGTGACATTCTCGTCGAAAAAGCCGACCAGCAAAAATACGAAGAGCGGGTTCTCAAAATACTGAACCGAAGCTATTCCGGGGTTCTCATTCACTCGGACCCAAACGTTTTTTCTCTGGACGAGACATTTTCCAGAACAGCAGACATACGCCCGCCCGTGCACTACACAGGCTACGTCGCGCCCCGCCCTCGCCCAGAAAAAAGCAGCAGCCTGCGAAAAATCCTCAAAAAAGACGAAAAGCCACTCATTGTGGCCAGTGCAGGCGGAGGGAGCGAAGGCTATCCTCTTCTGAGCACAACGCTTGAGGCGTCAATTGTCCTCAGCGCATCGCTGCCACATACTCTGCGCATTCTTTCTGGCCCGTACCTCGACGAACAGGATTTCGCTCTTTTGCAGGCCAAGGCCAGCACCGCCCCGCACATCCATGTAGAACGCTTTTCCACAGAGTTTCCAGAACTCCTTGCGGCGGCAGACCTGTCTCTCAGTATGGGTGGCTACAATACACTCATGAATCTTTTGGCAGCACAAACCTACGGACTTGTTTTGCCATTTACCCAAAACAGGGAACAGCGCATGCGGGCAGAACGCCTTGCTGCGCGTGGCGTGCTGGAGATTCTCCAGCCAAAGGATCTGGAACCTGATCGACTTTCACAAATCATGCACACGACGTTGCAGGCAACTCAGGCCGGTGGGACGGATCTTGACCTGAGTGGCGCCCGCAGTACCGCAAACCTCTTGCAACAGTTCATGGAGTCGTCATGA
- a CDS encoding DUF6785 family protein: MTNKLRLRGLLFGLAFGILLCILTPWNAAVLGNTPFGGGHFPLAPFFLIAWLFFLSALGKRFTGRVLFSGIELLCIWLVCTIFTGIAYAGLTQTFFVNTTAPDFFSRDGFRWTQTLSELLPQGWRPANPDITETLYNGLPNGRSMGFMTLLSSIPWAQWSIPLLSWGSFILTIYLVLFCLARLLGHQWVTNERMNFPLLRVPQLMGEHLAEDTPEPWISNGFLLSGLALPLFLHALNGLHAYMPSVPEIQTLILAGDYFPKFGLFSGFHKLKLSIVLAFIGFAFFTPRQISFSLWFFFLWAGLLSGILSVAGLNAPESALGVTFGPEFSRPEQAQSIGAAIVFAFFILWLARRELLAIFTQFLPGHKDVQAPPLLAGLGFLLGLFLLTGWGIWFRLPPLTAIVLPLCAVILLLVVSRLICQGGLPYFILTVTPLDALIGCFGSSFLGQAGLAGSAVMQKVLFVDLRESLLPTLFHGEKIASGHPSARAMRLLLALIIPLAAILGLCIMLALCYKYGLRDMNADWAVRSTLAVHENIQRILDSPPAPNSWTIGFTIAGMCTMFVLILCYWRFPWWPLHPIGFLAAYDASMRILWFSLFLGWLCNHLCLHYGGAILFRRLRFFFAGLILGDFLMGGFWALIGIFFGPGYSIFPL; this comes from the coding sequence ATGACGAATAAGCTCCGCCTTCGTGGTCTACTTTTTGGCCTCGCCTTTGGCATTCTCCTGTGCATCCTGACGCCGTGGAATGCCGCAGTCTTGGGAAACACGCCCTTTGGCGGCGGGCACTTTCCACTCGCCCCCTTCTTCCTTATTGCATGGCTCTTCTTCCTCTCTGCCTTGGGCAAAAGGTTCACCGGGCGCGTCCTCTTTTCCGGCATTGAGCTTTTGTGCATATGGCTCGTCTGCACCATATTTACTGGCATCGCCTACGCCGGGCTAACCCAGACATTTTTCGTCAACACCACGGCCCCAGACTTTTTCTCTCGTGATGGATTTCGCTGGACGCAGACGCTTTCCGAGCTTTTGCCACAAGGCTGGCGGCCTGCGAACCCAGACATCACAGAGACGCTCTACAACGGCCTTCCCAATGGTCGAAGCATGGGCTTCATGACACTGCTTTCAAGCATCCCATGGGCACAGTGGAGCATTCCACTTCTTTCATGGGGCAGTTTCATCCTCACGATCTATCTGGTGCTCTTTTGTCTCGCCCGGCTCCTTGGGCATCAGTGGGTCACAAACGAACGCATGAATTTCCCGCTGCTTCGCGTGCCGCAGCTTATGGGTGAGCATCTCGCAGAGGACACTCCAGAACCGTGGATCAGCAACGGTTTTCTCCTCTCAGGCCTTGCCCTGCCTCTCTTTCTCCATGCACTCAACGGGTTACATGCCTACATGCCCTCAGTCCCGGAGATTCAGACGCTCATTCTTGCTGGCGACTATTTCCCCAAATTTGGACTCTTTTCCGGCTTTCACAAGCTCAAACTTTCCATCGTGCTTGCCTTCATTGGCTTTGCCTTTTTTACACCTCGCCAAATCTCATTCAGTCTTTGGTTCTTTTTCCTTTGGGCCGGTCTCCTTTCGGGTATTCTTTCTGTCGCAGGTCTCAATGCCCCAGAGTCCGCGCTTGGCGTCACCTTCGGTCCAGAATTTTCACGTCCAGAGCAGGCACAAAGCATCGGTGCGGCCATCGTATTTGCCTTCTTCATTCTCTGGCTAGCCCGACGGGAACTTCTCGCCATTTTCACGCAGTTCCTCCCTGGTCACAAAGACGTTCAGGCGCCCCCTCTTCTTGCCGGACTCGGCTTCCTTTTGGGACTCTTCCTGCTCACAGGCTGGGGAATATGGTTTAGGCTTCCGCCCCTCACAGCCATTGTACTCCCTCTTTGTGCGGTCATTCTCCTTCTCGTCGTGAGCAGGCTCATTTGTCAGGGCGGTCTGCCCTATTTCATTTTGACCGTTACTCCGCTCGACGCGCTCATTGGCTGCTTTGGCAGCAGCTTTTTAGGTCAGGCCGGGCTTGCAGGTTCTGCGGTCATGCAAAAAGTCCTTTTTGTGGACTTGCGCGAGAGTCTGCTCCCTACACTTTTCCACGGTGAAAAAATCGCATCAGGTCACCCCTCTGCCCGTGCGATGCGCCTTCTCCTCGCTCTTATCATCCCCCTTGCAGCTATTCTCGGTCTCTGCATCATGCTTGCCCTGTGCTACAAATACGGCCTGCGCGACATGAATGCAGACTGGGCGGTTCGCTCCACCCTTGCTGTTCACGAGAACATTCAGCGCATCCTTGATTCACCACCAGCACCCAACAGCTGGACCATCGGCTTCACCATTGCCGGGATGTGCACCATGTTTGTTCTGATTCTCTGCTACTGGCGATTCCCCTGGTGGCCCTTGCACCCCATCGGTTTTTTGGCCGCGTATGACGCAAGCATGCGCATCCTCTGGTTCAGTCTTTTCCTTGGCTGGCTCTGCAATCATCTGTGCCTGCACTATGGTGGAGCCATACTTTTCCGCCGCCTGCGCTTTTTCTTTGCCGGACTCATTCTTGGCGATTTCCTCATGGGCGGTTTTTGGGCACTCATAGGCATTTTCTTTGGTCCCGGTTACAGCATATTCCCACTCTAG
- a CDS encoding ABC transporter permease, with protein sequence MKKTHNESTAKPVDRQIVLPMKTALSMSFRNLRIRFMRSLVTTVSLVLAVAFLSFILLRSNIAQGYLSAHGPSVLDELTRAGFSVASDAQSISPSPRERWIVFLSLLVCAVGIINAQLMSVTERFREIGVMKCLGALDRFVLRIFLLEAGMLGATGSACGVLLGLLVSLGYSLVTFGSAASFGLLHPDALLSLLFAFATGIFLTLAGVLYPAYLAARMRPIAALGSEH encoded by the coding sequence ATGAAGAAAACACACAACGAGAGTACCGCCAAACCAGTGGACAGACAGATTGTTCTGCCCATGAAAACGGCGCTCAGCATGAGCTTTCGCAATCTCAGGATTCGGTTCATGCGATCTTTGGTCACCACGGTCAGTCTTGTACTGGCCGTGGCGTTCCTGAGCTTTATTCTTTTGCGAAGCAACATAGCCCAGGGCTATCTTTCTGCACATGGGCCATCTGTTCTGGACGAACTGACTCGTGCAGGCTTTTCTGTTGCGTCCGATGCCCAAAGCATTTCCCCCAGCCCAAGAGAACGCTGGATTGTGTTTCTCTCGCTTCTGGTCTGCGCCGTTGGCATCATCAACGCTCAGCTCATGTCTGTGACAGAACGCTTTCGCGAAATTGGCGTCATGAAGTGCCTTGGCGCTCTCGACCGCTTTGTCTTGCGTATTTTTCTTTTGGAAGCCGGAATGCTCGGCGCAACAGGTTCAGCCTGTGGCGTTCTGCTTGGACTTCTTGTCAGCCTTGGGTACAGCCTCGTCACCTTTGGCTCTGCTGCAAGTTTTGGACTTCTTCACCCCGATGCTCTCCTCTCCCTTCTTTTTGCCTTCGCCACAGGAATATTCCTCACACTGGCCGGAGTTCTGTACCCTGCATATCTGGCAGCCCGCATGCGCCCCATAGCAGCCCTTGGATCAGAACACTAA
- a CDS encoding FtsX-like permease family protein yields MKSILSLALALALFLAVPFAKAAPPSADAQPSIMEQLSAIPDRSVGSPGHFRAAELVSNALSKTLSDERNVICFTQHFSIPVQLVEHCSITRADGRTEQLFPLRMNALSPSSIPAPGLNAPVLAVGKGELRDFNGHDVNGRIILMDLDSGKNWQNAAMLGARAVIFTDPRPGRPKAPRNELEKLFEPTPIDFPRFWMPYEQASRIFGAISPKSSFPPVTLRSSMHWTRAPTQNIACLIPGSDETLKNELCIFEAFYDSTADIPGNAPGADEACSIDTLLALAHEFERTPPKRSVLLLATAGHAQGQAGMREFTYALSEKIERLENEAGALALRKEHALISLELLEEFRPEEDKGWPRIESEQKLLREALGFVVKTQTDALSAELARLRLSPDFPERSERIAALAKERLNLRRLSWLPETAQLSTQDKKILTSLIAPAQEEQQRELADATLEEKELGSILLLREQLDTFQIKALVSLHLSSHGTGIGAFERGWLYLLRPTISRTRFLSPLAALLRETAAKHVDGKHYTDMLRPSLLDSWQGFLPDKPQLGSEPFALSGRPGITLASTHDARSSWGTPYDELSAVDMETHQRQNAFVLSLAQALVSEPIPDSGTTLKNGFASLRGRANLLRQGEVFPDRPAEGTSLICFQAYSRFPAMVDHAGNFAVHGLADKKHSVHKAILEGFLFDTDTGRAVWAIDKPATGKSSYRVKMNRLNMETNLIMFRCAQSTFFEMLDARTFHYVYRPTLIDSRTESTPLRFWYSRLDTRSSTLGTFFLPPEVPLKLTLSDTVLDKKVILLNASAETPTGKGYRLKDWPVVTLTPYRAATDMWSLLTPRITNLEQRGIIGDRLREMAAQGQAALSAATQASQEKQWDSFLDSSRTALSIASQVYNDVDSIQKDVLLGVLFYIALFVPFAYCMERLVFGFTDITKRIAGFLFFLVAIIAIISLVHPAFQLTYSPMVVILAFFIVGLSVLVSLIIFFRFEREMKELQQRSGNVKTSGLSHSSAFAAAFILGVSNLRRRPLRTLLTCTTLTLLTFTIMNFTAVRSQTRQGWSAFRDAASYSGVLLKNIGWKDLPVEALGAMNDFSQQKYRIAPRVWYEILDRTRAPSIPVQKDISTTARARGIVGLSAIEPQISGLDKELSCGRWFRPDEQFAVILPDAMAQALGVDLSRPESTSVRIWGMPFTVVGCMKKGGLESHPDLDGEAMTPIIYPSEAATVLSDVEAEALEEGRDIARYSSRYQHIPGEETLLVPYTTLLGLGGSGGKLKALAIAGDSQETEQLATELSQRFGLMIFRGTLSPTPSTSLFYAATATKYSGIQGVAIPILICVCIVLNTMIGSVYERKNEIAIYTSVGLAPSHVSFLFIAEALALGIISIVAGYLLAQASSALLSGTAIWSGMTANYSSLAAIAAMSLVLLVVLVSTIYPSRVAANVAIPDVSRSWNMPTPEGDTLNIVLPFLINLNEQTSAGGFLQQYYAAHADVSHGLFCTDEMFCELLQPGSLPPWEGQDLHSTQSCLMIQLQVWLAPFDFGVRQNVRITFCPSDVYKGFMQIRLFLERESGEKQAWINANKGFINDLRKQLLIWRSLDDAGAENYSHKLRLSTAEELAHRDGFRIRITGREQAHDE; encoded by the coding sequence ATGAAGTCCATACTTTCTCTTGCCCTTGCCCTCGCCCTGTTTCTTGCCGTTCCCTTTGCCAAGGCTGCGCCGCCTTCTGCTGATGCGCAGCCCTCAATCATGGAACAACTTAGTGCCATCCCGGACCGCAGCGTAGGCAGCCCCGGTCACTTTCGTGCGGCCGAACTTGTCAGTAATGCTCTTTCCAAAACACTCTCAGATGAACGCAACGTCATCTGCTTCACCCAACATTTTTCCATTCCAGTGCAGCTGGTGGAGCACTGTTCCATCACTCGCGCAGACGGCCGAACAGAGCAGCTTTTCCCTCTGCGGATGAACGCTCTCTCGCCAAGCAGTATTCCTGCCCCAGGTCTCAACGCGCCAGTGCTCGCTGTCGGCAAGGGAGAACTTCGGGACTTCAATGGCCATGATGTGAATGGCAGAATCATCCTCATGGACCTTGATTCCGGGAAAAACTGGCAAAATGCTGCCATGCTCGGTGCCCGTGCGGTCATCTTTACTGACCCGCGTCCCGGCAGGCCAAAAGCTCCCAGAAACGAACTGGAAAAGCTTTTCGAACCGACCCCCATTGATTTCCCCCGCTTCTGGATGCCCTACGAGCAGGCTTCCCGAATCTTTGGTGCGATCAGCCCCAAAAGCAGTTTTCCACCTGTCACGCTGCGCTCCTCCATGCACTGGACCCGTGCCCCTACTCAAAATATTGCCTGTCTCATTCCCGGTTCAGACGAAACACTCAAAAATGAGCTGTGCATCTTCGAAGCATTTTATGACAGCACAGCAGACATCCCCGGCAATGCCCCCGGAGCAGATGAAGCCTGTTCCATTGATACGCTCCTCGCCCTTGCCCACGAATTTGAACGCACCCCACCAAAGCGCTCCGTGCTCTTGCTCGCTACGGCCGGACATGCGCAGGGGCAGGCCGGAATGCGGGAATTTACCTATGCACTAAGTGAAAAGATTGAACGACTTGAAAATGAAGCAGGGGCGCTGGCTCTCCGTAAAGAGCATGCCCTGATCTCGCTGGAACTTTTGGAAGAATTTCGGCCTGAAGAGGACAAAGGCTGGCCAAGAATTGAATCAGAACAAAAACTTCTGCGCGAGGCACTTGGCTTTGTGGTTAAGACACAAACCGATGCCCTCAGTGCAGAACTGGCCCGGCTTCGCCTTTCTCCCGACTTTCCAGAACGCTCGGAACGCATTGCTGCCCTCGCCAAGGAGCGCCTGAACCTGCGCCGCCTGTCGTGGCTCCCTGAAACAGCTCAGCTCTCCACACAGGATAAAAAAATACTGACAAGCCTTATTGCTCCAGCTCAGGAAGAGCAGCAGCGGGAACTTGCAGATGCGACTCTGGAGGAAAAAGAGCTGGGAAGCATCCTTCTTTTACGTGAGCAGCTCGACACATTTCAGATCAAGGCGCTTGTTTCTTTACACCTGTCCAGCCACGGCACAGGCATTGGAGCCTTTGAACGCGGCTGGCTCTATCTGTTGCGCCCCACTATTTCCCGCACCAGATTTTTGAGTCCACTTGCTGCTCTGTTGCGCGAGACCGCCGCCAAACATGTCGATGGCAAGCATTACACAGACATGCTTCGGCCATCACTCCTGGATTCATGGCAGGGATTTTTGCCAGACAAGCCCCAGCTCGGTTCTGAACCCTTTGCCCTGTCTGGACGTCCCGGCATCACTCTTGCCAGCACTCACGATGCCCGCAGCTCATGGGGCACGCCATACGATGAACTCAGCGCGGTGGACATGGAAACGCACCAGCGCCAAAATGCATTTGTCCTGTCTCTGGCTCAGGCACTTGTCTCAGAGCCAATCCCAGATTCAGGAACCACGCTCAAAAACGGCTTTGCGAGCCTGCGGGGACGCGCCAACCTGCTCCGGCAGGGTGAAGTTTTCCCGGATCGTCCCGCAGAGGGCACAAGCCTTATCTGCTTTCAGGCATACTCGCGTTTCCCTGCGATGGTAGACCACGCAGGAAACTTTGCCGTACATGGTCTCGCAGACAAAAAGCACTCAGTACACAAGGCCATTCTGGAAGGATTCCTGTTTGATACAGACACCGGGCGTGCAGTCTGGGCCATAGACAAACCCGCCACGGGCAAAAGCTCTTACCGGGTCAAAATGAACAGGCTGAACATGGAAACAAATCTCATCATGTTCCGCTGCGCCCAGTCCACGTTCTTTGAAATGCTTGATGCCCGGACATTCCACTACGTGTACCGCCCAACGCTCATTGATTCCCGAACCGAATCAACGCCCCTGCGCTTCTGGTACAGCCGTCTGGACACACGCTCCTCCACCCTTGGAACGTTTTTCTTGCCGCCAGAGGTTCCGCTCAAGCTCACGCTTTCCGACACCGTCCTCGACAAGAAAGTTATCCTGCTTAATGCCAGTGCCGAGACTCCAACAGGAAAAGGATACCGGCTCAAAGACTGGCCCGTGGTCACACTCACGCCATACCGGGCCGCAACTGATATGTGGAGCCTGCTCACTCCCCGCATTACGAACCTCGAACAGCGCGGCATTATAGGTGACCGCCTCCGGGAAATGGCAGCACAGGGACAGGCAGCTCTCAGCGCAGCAACACAGGCGTCGCAAGAAAAGCAGTGGGACAGCTTCCTTGATTCCTCCCGCACAGCGCTGTCCATTGCCTCGCAGGTCTATAACGATGTCGATTCCATTCAGAAAGACGTCCTGCTTGGAGTCCTCTTCTACATTGCGCTCTTTGTCCCCTTTGCCTACTGCATGGAGCGCCTTGTCTTTGGCTTTACCGACATCACCAAGCGCATAGCAGGATTCCTCTTTTTCCTCGTCGCCATCATCGCCATCATCTCGCTTGTTCACCCAGCGTTCCAGCTCACGTACAGCCCTATGGTGGTTATACTCGCCTTCTTTATTGTGGGCCTGTCCGTTTTGGTTTCGCTCATTATTTTCTTCCGCTTTGAGCGAGAAATGAAGGAGCTGCAACAGCGCTCAGGAAACGTCAAAACCAGCGGACTCAGCCACAGCTCAGCCTTTGCCGCTGCCTTTATTCTTGGCGTGTCCAACCTTCGCCGCCGCCCCCTGCGCACGCTCCTGACCTGCACCACACTCACACTTTTGACCTTTACCATTATGAACTTCACAGCCGTTCGCTCCCAGACCCGGCAAGGCTGGTCAGCATTTCGCGACGCTGCCAGCTACAGCGGCGTCCTTCTCAAAAACATTGGCTGGAAAGATTTGCCCGTTGAAGCTCTCGGGGCCATGAATGACTTCTCCCAACAGAAATACCGCATTGCGCCCCGAGTCTGGTATGAAATTCTGGATCGCACCCGGGCGCCATCCATCCCCGTACAAAAAGATATTTCCACCACAGCACGTGCCCGTGGCATTGTCGGCCTCTCTGCCATTGAGCCACAGATTTCTGGTCTCGACAAAGAACTGAGCTGCGGGCGCTGGTTCCGCCCCGACGAGCAGTTCGCCGTGATCCTGCCAGACGCAATGGCTCAAGCTCTCGGCGTTGACCTTTCGCGCCCAGAGAGCACAAGCGTCCGCATCTGGGGCATGCCATTTACCGTTGTGGGCTGCATGAAAAAAGGCGGACTGGAGTCCCACCCCGATCTCGACGGCGAAGCCATGACACCAATCATTTATCCATCGGAAGCAGCGACAGTCCTTTCTGACGTCGAGGCCGAGGCTCTGGAAGAAGGTCGGGACATTGCCCGCTACTCCTCCCGCTACCAGCATATTCCAGGAGAAGAGACACTTCTTGTGCCCTACACCACACTTTTGGGCCTTGGTGGAAGTGGCGGCAAGCTCAAGGCGCTGGCCATTGCCGGGGACTCACAGGAAACAGAACAACTCGCCACAGAACTCAGCCAGCGTTTTGGGCTGATGATCTTCCGGGGCACGCTCAGCCCCACGCCATCAACATCGCTCTTCTACGCGGCAACTGCGACAAAATATTCAGGCATTCAGGGCGTCGCCATTCCCATTTTGATTTGTGTGTGCATTGTGCTCAACACCATGATCGGGAGCGTCTACGAACGCAAAAATGAAATTGCCATCTATACCTCGGTCGGGCTTGCTCCCTCGCATGTCTCTTTTCTCTTCATTGCCGAAGCGCTGGCCCTAGGGATCATCAGCATTGTAGCCGGGTACCTGCTCGCACAGGCAAGCTCTGCCCTCCTGTCTGGTACGGCGATCTGGTCCGGCATGACGGCAAACTATTCTTCACTCGCAGCCATTGCCGCCATGTCTCTGGTTCTCCTCGTGGTGCTCGTCAGCACAATTTATCCCTCGCGGGTCGCGGCCAATGTTGCCATTCCCGACGTGAGCCGCTCGTGGAACATGCCGACCCCAGAAGGCGATACGCTCAACATCGTCCTGCCTTTCCTCATTAACCTTAACGAGCAAACCAGTGCAGGCGGTTTTTTGCAGCAGTATTATGCAGCACACGCTGATGTTTCGCATGGACTCTTCTGCACTGACGAAATGTTTTGTGAGCTTCTCCAGCCCGGCTCGCTTCCTCCGTGGGAAGGGCAGGACCTTCACTCGACACAGAGTTGCCTCATGATTCAGCTTCAGGTCTGGCTCGCTCCCTTTGACTTTGGCGTCAGGCAAAACGTCCGCATCACGTTCTGCCCCTCAGATGTCTACAAGGGGTTCATGCAGATACGGCTGTTCCTTGAACGAGAATCAGGGGAAAAGCAGGCATGGATCAATGCCAACAAGGGATTCATCAATGACCTGCGCAAACAGCTTTTGATCTGGCGTTCTCTGGATGATGCTGGTGCAGAAAACTACAGCCACAAACTCAGGCTCTCCACCGCAGAAGAGCTTGCTCACCGCGACGGCTTTCGCATTCGCATAACCGGAAGGGAGCAGGCACATGACGAATAA